The genomic interval TGTTGGTGTActtcatgaggggtaacagacgagtacctgggtctcatgagtacccatgttttacatgattttaggtaaccagatgggttgcccaatgcctgtcggtgtactgcatgaggggtaacagatgggttgcctgagtctcatgagtacccatgtttttaaatgattttgggtaacagatgggttgcccagtgtcatatgagtacgtttgtctttaaatgttatttgacaTATTTCCTTTATATGCGATGTGTGTTTACttttggtttactcatacaggctgaaaagcttaccagGTTCGTGTTTATaatctcggtgcaccaattcgatggtgtaggggatagttctgcaggtggggattagcaaATTCGGAAAgtttactctgaagatttttttcttctatttgtggtgaggattgagtgaattttacatttccattggttataatattgaagtataaactgttatgtattattcaagtcgactgagtcatgttgtggactcagtttcgatacactgttatgataagatgatttcaatatatttaaaattgttttagaattttcatgactttgaattcgaatttttatcatttgaatTTCGAGACTGTGACAGTGATCTTGAAGTAGAAGTGTTATATATGAAAGTGCCATCAGAGTGTTTGGATGTGCCAATAGTGAGCTCAGTGTCACGTCCCTATTTTAGGAGTGTCGATCATGGGCGTCGCTGGTTGAAAGAACATCAAGCATATGTGggatttgctccaagattcaatgtgtaggagatatatggctgctccttccgagggATTTAGGCATGCCGACCCGGTTAAATTCGgagagcttgtcgctagtcgaggacttaacgtcaaagaagcgagttggccgccctacacaccagtgtattgccccgttggataaggctggctccatggggatggagctccgcatggaccaagtgtggcagctgaatggctaggtccgtgacaagTGGTATCAAAGCCTCCTCAACATCGATGTCGTTGTGTTCGCCAAGCGCTCACACGTGTCGCCAAGATACGGGGGCTCCGCGAGGGAGTTGAGTAGGCAGGGTCGCCTCCAGGGGAGGACCGGACGAGAAGATCCGTGGCAAAGTCCAGGACAAGAGAGATTCGACGCGAAGTCATTGTTGGGTGTGCGATCTTTGGGAACTCCTTTTCGTCGCTCTAGGCATCGCGGGCGTACAAGGGATGCGCGGGCCGCAAGTGAGGATGCTGTGTAGGAGGACGTACACCAagtttggtgggggaggatgtcaTGTCCCTATTTTGGGAGTGTCGATCGTGGGCGTCGCTGGTTGAAAGAACATCAAGCATATGTGggatttgctccaagattcaatgtgtgagagatatatggctgctccttccgaggggttcaagcatgccgacccggttaaattcggagagcttgtcgctagtcgaGGACTTAACGTCAAAGAGGCGAGTTGGCCGTTCTACACACAGGTAGGGATCTagagccgatcccctgatgagcccaaggcacGGCCAAACCAGTGTATTGCCCCATTGAataaggctggctccatggggatggagcgccgcatgAACCAAGTGTGacagccgaatggctaggtccgtgacatCAGGCTCAGGACATGGAGGATAGTAGTACGTGCTCAACAATGAGATGCTCTTTTGCGCAGTTCAAACCGATAAGATGGTCAGACTTGAGTCCAAGTGCCTCAGATAGTGATTAATTCAAACAAAGTGAGACCTAATTTCTGTACCTGATCCGAATAATCCATAGTTATATCCCTGCAAGATGAAGAGCACGTTGATTAATTGATTTTGTTAGAGGCACATATATGTAGATGTCTGATCATATATGGATTACATATACGGATATacctgcaaatcaaggcaattCTTGGGGATCAAGCACTACAAAACAACACATGACACATATCATAATGATCATATGTAGCTTATTTGTGGCTTTTAGTCTAGTGGTTTTTTCCTAAATGAGGAGTGATGTGAGTTTTAGGGAATGTGGGTTTTAGGAAAATACCATATGACTAAAAAGCCACAAATGAGCCGCATATGATGTGAGCTCtttgttgatattttttttgtagtgaaaAGGCTCAGGAGCCATGTCACAAAAAACAAGCTGTCCCTCCAAGCACCAAATTAACCTCGACTCGTACAAATTATAGCTACTTAAAATTTGACCTTCCTCACTGGATCCCTAGTACAGTACTCGCCTTCACCTCCCTCGACAGCACATGAAACGCAGGCATCGCGTCGATCATCTCCTCCAGCACTCTCTTGGGTATCCCATGGTTAACCACGTGAAAGAATCCCACATTCTCCGCCGTAAGACGGATATCTTGGATGACCTTATCGGACTTTCCGGCAACTTCACCAAGGTCAACTCACCGTCCACGACCGGAATATTGAATTGGTGATGGCCAGTTGGTTTGCCGAAACTTGGGGAATTCCTCGGCTGAGGGATGTTTTTCCCTGCAGATGAAAATGGATGGGACTTTGATGATTATTCCATCATCACCTCTGTAGATTCATCAAAGGCCTTTAGCTGTTGCTCACGTTCTTGAGTATTGGCTATTTTCTTGTGCATAAGAAATGTAAGATCTTTGGCTATAGCTACCTCAAAATGCAGAAGCTCTTGTTTATGGCATTCATACGTAATACCGCATGTGCATGGATTTCTAAGATCTTTGACTGTTCTACCATGATATGATGTGTCTTGGTGATCGAATACTAGAATATTTTGTCCACGGAAGGCTAACGTTTGTGACGGTTTCCCATCTCTTTGTAAGTTTCTAACTGGTTAGGAACTAGCATGAGGTTCCAGAGTCCAGATCGACGTTGGGAGCAATTAATAAATTTCCCAAACGTACTCATGTTAATTGACTAAGATAACGAAGGTAAGTTCATACAATTGATTACACTGAACCAACATACCTACAAAAATGAATCTGGAGACTACAAAACAGAGACAGATGCATACCTGCCCGGCCAGAGGAAAACTGCTGGGAGGCAACTAATTAAGGAACAAGCTAGGAAGATGAATGGCAATGGTACAGGAAGATATACTATTAATTACTTAACAATTACAAAggtaattatattaaattatgcTAATGGTACATTAGGGGCGCCTGCTCATGAGGGCGTGCAACTGCTTCCATCGATCAGAGGCGTCCACCTGTCCAAGTTTCAAATCAGATCCCGCACTTGTTCTATATTTTCACACTCGAACTTGTTCTCCCAATGCCAAATACTAGATTTGCCTCTATTTCTACCTGATTGTACGTTGAAATTGGCCGGTATATAGCGACAGGTACTACTATTTGTCGAAAGTCGGCAAATCAACAAGTCCTGGTGCCAAAATGATGTTTGAAATCACATGTATGAACATATGTACATGTTTGCTTCCTATCTTTTAATTACCATTCCACCAAAAGATCGACGTGCGTAATGAATATATGTTCTATGAAGTTGTTTATGTTAGTTTCCATTGATAAGTCATAATGTATACGTAACCAACGTCGTAGTTCCATTGCTATGCAAATCATAGCAGATGAGCTCAGCTCGATCAACAACTACCAAAAGCAGTAGCTCTTGGTAGTTTTTCTTAGTTTGCTTCATTCACAgttcttgtttcttcattaGTTTGCTTCATTAGCTACTCATAGTGTGGAATGATTGTTTCTAATTCCCCCATCGACAAACTACAGCATACTTTTCCTGTTTTTTTCCATGATCTAAGTTCAAGTATACATGTGTCGGAATCccattgattggttgaggctaGAGTACATAGGGTAATTGTTTGAGGCTAGAGTACATAGGGTAATTGTTTGCTCCGAATTACTTGAATGAATTTCAAGTACCAGCACATTCCTTACTCTACTGTTTTCCATTCGGTTATATTGATGTGATTAACAGAAGTCGAATGTTATTGATGCGGAATCGATTCAATCCGATATAGGCCCACCCTCAATTTCAACCTTAACTCCCGGATTAAGAAAAAAGTCTTTTGTGTTAGGTCTCTTTGTTTTACTCCTGTTGTCCATCATAGATGATTAAGCTTACGTATCTAATATACCATCTATTTCTAATTATTGCAGAAATGGAATACAGATTAAATTGCACATTGCACAGTTTATGACAGAACCACATTAATTTGTCCAACACTCTTCTCACAATGACACTGGGGAATACCACTTCAAAACAGCTCCTTGATCGATCAACTGAGTTTCTGATGAACCAGAGTTGCAATGAAGTCATCAATGTTCTTGTTAGAACTTCCACCTTCATCCACAGCATTTCTAGCCAATTCTTTCAATGCTATAGCAttcctttttatttcttgTCCGCTCTGTCCCTCCAATATTTCCCTTATACAATGCTCAACTTCTTCTTGCCTCACAATCCCTTTCTGATCATCTTGAGCTTTGATCCCAACTTTCCAGACATCCATAATGAACTTGGCATTTGTTCTTTGGTCAGTCCATCGAGGCATTGCAACCATTGGAACCCCCAAACTCACAGCCTCCAATTGGAGTTCCAACCACAAAGTGTAATGAAGCATCCAACTGCTTCATGAGCCAAAACCTCCAATTGGGGACACCAGGAAACCACCAAACCCTTCGCAGATGTCTCCTCCAAAAACCCTTTTGGAACCTTCCTTGCTTCTGTTTCTCTAATCACCCACAagaattttcttttgcttcttcTCAATCCAAAAGCCAGTTCCTCCATTTGTTCTGCCTCAAGTTCTGCTCGGCTGCCAAATGACACATACACAATAGACCTCTTTGTCTGTTCATTGAGCCACTTTATGCAGACACTGCTGTTTGGTGTAAACATGTTGAAACCATAGTCTTTATCATCTTCAAGACGCTTATCTAAGTACTGAGATGGTATAGTTGGTCCGACGGGCTTCATTGACCAAACCTTTGCCATCCAATCCACTGCCTATATATGAAGAGCAATAATAATTAAGACTACTTGGTTCATGATGAAAATTAGTTTAGTTTATGAAATGCCAACTGAATGCTACAAAATGTCCACAAAGATGCATATGGCCATCCAACATAATAATCAGTAGCTTATGAAACTCCAAAATCATATGAAATCCAAATAAAGTGACTTGAGTAGCTTCCTATATACTTACTTGTTGTTCCAACTCATAAAATGTATTGCAGAAGACCCAATCAGCCTTGTCAATATTGCAGAACTGATCCACAACAACCAATTTATAAACGGTCGGGTGAGAACCAAAATCAGAAAGAAAGGATGGCAGATCTGAGGACTCGAGTTAAAATGGCCCTGGCCAGGATAGGGTAAGACCAAGCAGTGAGGTTTGCAAGCTCTGTGTTCTTTCATCATTTCTCAGTTTTGCTGCTGTGTTTGGTTTGTGAAGAACTGTTGGCCAAAAATCAATATAACTGCAAAAGAATCAAGACGAAGAGCACAAACAGTCCACGAAAGCGTAACGGTCATGATGCGAGCCAAATCTCAATACGGCTCTTTATTTCACTATTTTGGACATTGGTGGGGCTTAAAAGTAGAATCACTTGAATGTTTAACAtgagacaaaaaaaatataggtAAATCCGTGAATGTTTATTTCCATTGATTGAAACTGGACCAGTAAGAGGACATATACTGAACAGTGAATACTTGCTTTCATAGTTAAACATGCACGTTACAATCTGAAATAGAACAAAGCAATCTATTTTGCATTGGGAAAACATAGCAGAAATCAATCCTCAAAGCacagaaaataaaagtttaCATTATGGAAGGGCAAAGCCAAGATCGCATTGAATACTTATTTGTAGTTATAGCATCACAACGTGGTACACAAGTATGCATGTTAATTCTCATCACAGAACAGTTCTTATTCTCTAAACTAGAAAGGCCGTAAATGAAACCAAACTAATGGAATCATCAGCGAGAAACAGTCGAGAACTTACAAACTAACGCTTGATCAAGGTTTCGATGAATTCATCAATGTTTTTGTCGGAACTTCCACCTTCATCCACTGCCTTTTGAGCCAAATCTTTCCATTTCATGGCATTCTTTCGTAGTTCTTTTCCTCTGTGCCCCTCCATGATTTCACTTATACAATGCTCAACTTCTGCTCGCCTTACAATGCCTTCCTCATCAGGTTGAGCTTTAATCCCTATTTTCCACACATCCCTAATGTACTTGGCATTGGTGCTTTGGTCAGTCCATTGCGGTATTCCCACTAAAGGTACTCCCAAACTCAGAGATTCCAAAGTCGAGTTCCAGCCACAATGTGTGATGAAGCACCCAACAGCCTCATGAGCCAAAACCTCCAGCTGGGAGCACCAAGAAACCACCAAACCCTTTTCAGTTGTCTCCTCGATGAAATTTTCTGGTACTTTAGCTGCTTCTGATTCTCTAACCACCCACAAGAATTTGCCTTTGCTCATCTTCAAACCCAATGCCAGTTCCTCCATTTGCTCCTGTCCAAGTCTCGCAGCGCTGCCGAATGAGATGTAAGCAACAGAGTTCTTTGGATGTTGGTTTAACCATTTCATGCATGCATCACTGTCGGATTTAAAGAGGTTGACACCATAATCTTTGTCGTCTTCAAGTCGGTTATCCAAGTACTTGGATGGTATAGTTGGTCCAATGGTCTTCACCGGCCAAAACTTTGCCATCCAATCCACCACCTAAACGAAGCAAAAACAATGAAGCAGGATAAATGCAACAGTTAGTTTGCTTTCCTGGCTATACACCAAACTGGTTTTGAAACATAGACTGGTAATCAAAACCCCTGACAAAAACATCAGATTATATATAAAGCACCAAGATAAATTAGCAAATGAGACCATGGTTGAATAGAAAGGTTGTGTTACTTGTGTAGCAGTGTCGAACACTTACTTGTTCTTCCAACTCATAAAAAGTGTTGCAGAGGACCCAATCGGCTTTGTCGACATTGCAGAACTGACCGATAACAAGTTCAAAGAAAGCTGGGTAAGACCCGTAATCGGATAGAAAAGATGGCAAGTCCGACGGCTCAAGTGGTGGCATCCCAGGAAGTGAAATCTCAGAGTCAGTAAGAGGAAGTTTCAGAAGGCCCTTGTTGACATGATTGTAGATGTTGTCAACAGCACAAGACTGGGTGAAGAAAACAGCTCCAGGTATTCCAAACTTCTTAGCAATATCCAAAGGCCAAGGCATGAATGCATCATAAACAAGACAGTCAACCGGGCACCCCGAGCATGATAGCTTCTGAAGGAGCTCAGCCAAAGTCTGAGACCCTGCTTTCCGAAAGCTGTCCAAATAGGCCTGAACACTTATTCCCAGTGTCTTCCAGCCTTCCTCATCGTAACCATCGGAGATGGTCTCCAGTGAGATAGTATCAAGTGCAGTGCAACTTGATCCTCTGTACATTGTTTTGTAGATATAACGAGTAGTGACCAGTGTGACTTTGACTCCTTTGCGATCTAAAAGCTTGGAAAATTGGAGCAGAGGGTTGATATGGCCTTGACTAGGATAGGTGAAGACCAAACAGTGAGCTTTGTAGACTCTCTGTTGTTGTTTCTCCATTTCTCTGGTTTGGTTTAGTATCTGTGTTTAGAAAGAACAGCTCCAAGTCAATATATACAGCTCAGAAATGAAGATGAAAGTGGACAATCAGTCCACGAAACAATACTGCCATACGAATCTTGTCCGCCAAGTCATATATCTCCACAGGTGCTGATGTGGATTTGAGCTCCAAGTTATAGATACGTATAGATTTGTGGCACCAAGTCCCAGCAACAATGATGTTTCCCTAGTTCAAATGCAGCAAAAGGACAAACTATTGTTGGATACTGAGGTTTTATATAGCATCACTATAGAATACAgattccttttttcttttgacatgCCCAACCGGATTCAATATTATATCCAATTGTTTGAAGTTTTGGTAAAAAGATGTGCAATTTTATATGATTGACATTGATGGCCCAGTAAAGAAAATGGAGAAATTAAACACAGTTCAAGTTAATCTATGGCACCTAAGATCAGGTAGAGACTAGAGAAAGGCAAAAGGCCAATATAGTTTGATTGGGTAACAAGTTTCATAGCTCATTTGGGAGACTCAAATGCAATTTGACTTCTGCATCCAGTGTTAATTGCTCAGTGCAGATTAGCTTGGAGGACCCCACCCTCATTACACTCTAGAGGAGGGAAAGAGTGTTTAATTCCAAACATGAACATCATAAATGATTCTGAGATAGTTCTTTTGGGGGTTCAACAATGTAATAATAGATTCATTTGGTAAAATTTCCCAATGGcatataatttattttcatgttCGACAATATGTGGGCAGTCTTATCAGAAATTGTGGTTCGGAGTAACTATGTGTATGATCTATATCAACTATTCATCTGCCTCAGGTAAACGAACTATATTATCTTATGCTGGCAGCCAGCTTTTAACAGAGCAGATATCACAGATAAATTTACGCAAGATTTAACAAAACTCAGAACCAGTAGTGGCAATGTAATTACAAAACTCGAAATCATATTATATCCAAATTCAAAGGTCATCAACAATGTAATTATAAACTCTGAATTATCCATATCCAAAACCTATAGGCCATCAACTCAAGAACTATATCCACATAAACAAAGACAACAATTAAAAGTCTAAAGCTTATCATTCCTTCAATCTACCAAGAGATCCAAGCAATGCTTATTATTTCTTTAAATGAAACAAGAATGGATGAAGCTGCAGCTTCAGTTGCAGCATTCAAGAGCGGAGAAGGTCCTGGACTGTCTTTGTCTCTTTGATTGGGAATCCTAAATGTTTAGATTTTACATGATCTCTCAGTGGAGGTTCAACCCGAACTGAGGCATGTCCTTGGGAGCCATTTACTTACATTATAACAAACTCAGAATATTCTAGAGGGAAATAATGTTTTAAGCCCAAATATGAACATCAGTTATGGTTCTGAATTTCTTGTTTTACTTTTCCCTCTTGTCAAAAGTAAAGTTCTTTTGGGGCTTCAACAATGTAAATAGATGATACACTGTCTGCTAAAGATAAACAAAGTTGGGAGAAAGGTGAGAATTGCGCTTCATTTAGTCAGATGCATAATTTATTTGGTAAAATTTCTCTTTAGTAATATAATATATTCTACAACCTGTGGGCACATGACTGAGATCTGTATCAGTATATATCATCATCTAACTGACAAGAACGGGTTCTTATTCAATATTGTGGTTACTAGTAACAAAGTGTATTATGATAAAGCATATAGGTaaatgaacaaaaacaatattatGCTTGCAGCCAGCATTAACAGAACAGATATCAGTGAGAATTTAGACAAGATTTAACCTCTATATGCATGAACTAGTAGTGTAATTGCAAAACTCAGAAACATATTAtatccaaaaccaaaaaagtCATCAACAATGTAATTACAGAACTCAGATTCATATTATATCCAAAGACCTAAAGGTCATCAACACAAGAACTAAAATTCATTATACCAGTCATTTTAATTGTACTAAGAGATCCAGGTATGCTTATgtataaacaaaacaaaaactgatGAACCTGCAGCTTCAGTTGCAGCGCTCAGCAACGGAGAAAGTACTGGACTATCCACTAAATCCTCCTCCCAGGTTGCAATCAGGAGAGAACCTCCGCCTCCTCCCATGACGAAAGATTACAGGACTACCACCAAGTGGGTACGGTACCTGTGGTCGTCCAAAAGGATCAGGGACACCAAAACCTGGAGGATCCCTAATGATTCCAGGAAAACCCGGTACAAATGGAATTGGCTCCCTCCTCATCGGGATGAACTGACCAGGCCTAACATGATCTCTCCACATCACCACTGCCTTCTTATGCCGCTCCCTATCCTCCCACTTCCCAGCAAACCGAAACTTCCAATTAccaactcctcctcctcctcctcctcctcctcccgaCCCAAACTCCTCCACAAACTTCTGCTTCCACAGCTCGTCATTATTCGCCAGATTCTGTAGCTCCTTACAAGCACACCCCACTTTCGCAATGTCGGCGCCAGACAGCCTCTCCAAGATATTCATCTTGAGATCCAACGGCAGGCACACGAAGCTGGCCGGTTCTGGCAAACCGGCCTTCTCGCAAAGATCAATCAGCAACGGATACGTAATCCCATCCTTAACAATCCTCCAAAACTCAAAGATTTCGACTTCCGGAACAAACACCTCATCATCACTCACATTCCTGCACCCCCACACAAAGTCCAGCATCGGAGCGAACCTCCTCACATCCAAAGACACCCTATAAGGCCCTCCACCGCCGCCGCCGGCGGCCAAAGACCCATACACATTGACAAACTGCCCCAGAGTCTGAACCTTCAGCACCACAGCCTCCATCTTACCGCCGCCACGAGCCTGCAGAATCTCCGGCAATGTATACGACAGCGACAACGTATACGCCACCGCCGGCCACTCCTTTGGGAGACAAAACCGATCACTCAGCTCACCGGAAACAGAATCAAACCTGACGAATCGAG from Argentina anserina chromosome 2, drPotAnse1.1, whole genome shotgun sequence carries:
- the LOC126783345 gene encoding LOW QUALITY PROTEIN: UDP-glycosyltransferase 74E2-like (The sequence of the model RefSeq protein was modified relative to this genomic sequence to represent the inferred CDS: inserted 1 base in 1 codon), whose product is MAKVWSMKPVGPTIPSQYLDKRLEDDKDYGFNMFTPNSSVCIKWLNEQTKRSIVYVSFGSRAELEAEQMEELAFGLRRSKRKFLWVIRETEARKVPKGFLEETSAKGLVVSWCPQLEVLAHEAVGCFITLCGWNSXLEAVSLGVPMVAMPRWTDQRTNAKFIMDVWKVGIKAQDDQKGIVRQEEVEHCIREILEGQSGQEIKRNAIALKELARNAVDEGGSSNKNIDDFIATLVHQKLS
- the LOC126783034 gene encoding mogroside IE synthase-like, producing the protein MEKQQQRVYKAHCLVFTYPSQGHINPLLQFSKLLDRKGVKVTLVTTRYIYKTMYRGSSCTALDTISLETISDGYDEEGWKTLGISVQAYLDSFRKAGSQTLAELLQKLSCSGCPVDCLVYDAFMPWPLDIAKKFGIPGAVFFTQSCAVDNIYNHVNKGLLKLPLTDSEISLPGMPPLEPSDLPSFLSDYGSYPAFFELVIGQFCNVDKADWVLCNTFYELEEQVVDWMAKFWPVKTIGPTIPSKYLDNRLEDDKDYGVNLFKSDSDACMKWLNQHPKNSVAYISFGSAARLGQEQMEELALGLKMSKGKFLWVVRESEAAKVPENFIEETTEKGLVVSWCSQLEVLAHEAVGCFITHCGWNSTLESLSLGVPLVGIPQWTDQSTNAKYIRDVWKIGIKAQPDEEGIVRRAEVEHCISEIMEGHRGKELRKNAMKWKDLAQKAVDEGGSSDKNIDEFIETLIKR
- the LOC126783053 gene encoding F-box protein SKIP22-like: MKLRLRSTETKETLRLEVPNHCSLLHLKQSLSQSISAAPSSSLRLSLNRRDELLPSSSENDSLASLGITSGDLIFYSLIPHTSVSPIPQTLIREGSASTSEAMAEDPRSNSEFLTGEGAASTSQEAMAEAPMPETLIGEARHAVSDSQTLIDGGDSISETLSGEASYFMEIDDESGGGVRKKYSVPFFLRRVMREELAEDRSDHKLLVIALHAVLSESRFVRFDSVSGELSDRFCLPKEWPAVAYTLSLSYTLPEILQARGGGKMEAVVLKVQTLGQFVNVYGSLAAGGGGGGPYRVSLDVRRFAPMLDFVWGCRNVSDDEVFVPEVEIFEFWRIVKDGITYPLLIDLCEKAGLPEPASFVCLPLDLKMNILERLSGADIAKVGCACKELQNLANNDELWKQKFVEEFGSGGGGGGGGGVGNWKFRFAGKWEDRERHKKAVVMWRDHVRPGQFIPMRREPIPFVPGFPGIIRDPPGFGVPDPFGRPQVPYPLGGSPVIFRHGRRRRFSPDCNLGGGFSG